The Enterobacteriaceae endosymbiont of Plateumaris sericea sequence TTCAGGTTATATTTTATAAATATAAAAAATATCGTATATTTCTCATGGCTCCTATACATCATCATTTTGAATTGAAAGGACATCTAGAATCTCATATTGTTATTAGATTTGGAATAGTATCATTAATATTATTACTTATTGCTTTATCAATATTAAAGGTATGTTAATAAATATGATTAAAAAAGTAGTAATTATAGGTTTAGGAATTACTGGACTTTCATGTATTAAATTTTTTATTAATAAAGGTATTATACCATATGTTATGGATAATAGAACTAATCCTCCTTGTATTAAAGAAATACCACCTTTAGTTAAATATTGTATTGGTTATCTTAATAAAGATTGGATTTTAAATGCTAAATTAATTGTTATTAGCCCCGGAATTTCTTTGTTCCATCCATTATTAAAAAATGCTGCTAATAAAGGAATTAAAATAATAGGAGATATTGAATTATTTTATTATTTTTCCCAAAATCCTATAATTGCTATTACAGGAACTAATGGAAAAAGTACAGTAACTAATATGATTGGAAAAATTATAAATAATTATTATAGTGCTGGAATTGGAGGAAATATTGGATATCCTGCATTAGATTTATTATCTAATTTTCAAAATTTTTATGTATTAGAAATATCTAGTTTTCAATTAGAAACTATTAAAAAATTTAAAGCATATATATCTGTTATATTAAATATTTCATTCGATCATATGGATCGTTATCCATTAGGAATAAAGCAATATCAAAAAATTAAATTAAATATTTATAAAAATGCTTCTATATGTATATATAATACTAATGATTTTTTAACATATCCAAATAATTTACAAAAAAATCAACGTGTTATTAGTTTTGGTATAAATAAAGGAAAGTATCAATTATATAAAAATCAACAAAATATGTATTTAAAGGTAAATAATAAAATAATTTTAAATTTTAATAATACTAAATTAATAGGAACACATAATTATCTTAATTCTTTAGCTGTATTAGCAATATCAGATATATTACATATACCAAGAAAAATATCTTTAAAAATTATTAGTAATTATACATCAAATAATCATACATTACAAATTATACATAAACATAATGGAGTAATGTGGATTAATGATTCTAAATCTACTAATATAAATAGTACAAAAGCAGCTTTAAATTTTTTTAGTAATGCTAAAAGAATATGGTTATTATTAGGAGGATATGATAAAAATTGTAAATTTCATTTATTAAAAAAATATTTAATGAATGATAAAATTCATATTTATTGTTTCGGATTAGCTAGTAAAAAAATAATATCTTTATATCCTAAAGCAATACGAGTAAAAACTATGGCTGATGCAATAAAAAATATTTCAAAATTTTTAAAATATGGTGATATAGTTTTATTATCTCCAGCTTGTTCAAGTATTGATCAATTTATTAATTTTAAAGATCGTGGAGAAAAATTTATTAAATTAGCTAAACAAAATATTTAAAATATATTTTAAATATTTTGTTTTTCATTAATTTAAATATTTTTTATTAAATTTATTATATAAATGAAAAATTCAAAAAAAATTATTATAGTCTCTGGTGGAACAGGTGGACATATTTATCCAGGTCTTAATATAGCATATAAATTAATAGAGAAAGGATGGGATGTGCGTTGGTTAGGCACAATAAATAGAATGGAAGCAGATATTATTCCTAAAAAAGGAATTAAAATTTATTTAATTAAGTTTTTTAAATTTGAAAAAAAAAATATTTGGTCTAAAATATTTACTTTATTTAAATTAATAAAACCAATGTATGAATCTATTTTAATTTATAAATCTTATAAACCTAATGTAGTTTTAACAATGGGAAGTTATATATCAGGACCTAGTGGAATAGCAGCATGGTTATGTGGTATTCCGTTAATTATTCATGAACAAAATAGTATTCCAGGAATCACTAATAATTTTTTATCAAAAATATCTAAAATAAATATGCAAGCTTTTCCTAATACATTTACAAATGGTATATTAGTAGGTAATCCTTTAAGTAAAGAAATAATTAAATTATCTTTATATAAAAAAAATATTTTAAAATATAATTTTCCTCTTCATATATTAATTATGGGTGGTAGTCAAGGATCTAATATAATAAATAATATAGGGGTACAATTAGCAAAAATTTTAAAAAATAAAGTAATTATATTACATCAAGTAGGTAAAGGTAATTTAAAAAATATATCTTTATCTTTTTTAGATAAATATCAAAATAAATTTTATTCTGTAACAGAATATATTTCTGACATACATAATGCATATAAATGGGCAGATATTGTTATTAGTAGATCAGGAGCTATGACTGTTAGTGAAATTTCTGCTATAGGATTACCAGCTATTTTTATACCTTTTAAACATAAAGATAATCAACAATATTTAAATGCATTAAGATTAGAAAAAATTGGAGCAGCAAAAATTTTTGATCAAAATAATTTAAATATTAATGATATTATTAATACTTTATTATCTTGGAATAAAAAAATATTAACTATTATGTCAAAAAGATCTCGTAATATTTCTTTAATTAATTCTACAGAATTAATTTATAAAGAGATAAAAAATATTTTTATTAATTAAAATTTTCTATAATATAGAATGATAAAATAATGATAAAAAATATACTTTATGAAAAAATAAAATATGTAACACCTAAAATGGACAATATCAATAATATTCATTTTATTGGTATAGGAGGTTCAGGTATGGGTGGTATAGCTTATATTTTAGTCAAAAAAGGATATAATATCAGCGGATCAGATATTATTTCTAATGATATTACAAAGAATTTAATTTCATTAGGAGTAAAAATATATTTTCAACATAATGCTAAAAATATTAATAACGCAAATGTTATTGTAGTATCTTCAGCAATAAAAAATAATAATCCAGAAATAATTGCTGCTAAAAGAAATAATATAATAATAATTAGTCGAGCAAAAATGTTAGCTGAAATAATGAGATTTTATTATGGTATAACCATAACTGGTAGTCATGGTAAAACTACTACTACTGCTATGATATATCATATATATTCATCATTAGGTCTTGATCCAACATTTGTTAACGGAGGTATATTAAAAAAATCAGAATTATATGCTCATTTAGGAAAAAGTAAATATTTTATAGCAGAAGCAGATGAAAGTGATGCTTCTTTTTTAAATTTAAGACCAATTATAAATATCATCACTAATATTGAAGATGAACATTTAGAATATTATCAAAATAATATTGAAATATTAAAACAAAATTTTTTAAATTATTCACAAAATATACCTTTTTATGGTTGTGTTATTGTTTGTATTGATAATTTATCTATTCGAAATTTATTAAAAAATAATTTGATACATAATAATATTATAACCTATGGTTTTAGTAAAGATGCAGATATAAAAATATGTAATTATCAACAACATGGTTTAAAAAGTAAATTTGTTTTATCACACAAAAAAAAAAATATATTTTTAAAAATAAATTTAAATATACCTGGTTATCATAATGTTTTAAACGCAACAGCAGCTTTTATTGTATCTTCTTATATAGGAATTAATCATAAAAATATTTTAAAAGCATTAGAAAATTTTTCAGGTATAAAAAGAAGATTTGATATTTTAGGTATTTTTAAATATAAAAAAAATAATTTAATAAATAATATTATTATTATTGAAGATTATGGACATCATCCTACTGAAATAAATATAACAATTAATACAATACGTATGATTTGGCCTAAAAAAAAAATTATAATGATATTTCAACCACATCGTTATTCTAGAACTATAAATTTATTAAATAAATTTATTAAAGTATTATCTACTGTTGATGTATTATTTATATTAAATATATATTCTGCTGGAGAAGAATATATTATGGGTGGAGATAGTATTTCTTTATATAATAGTATTAAAAAATATGGAAAAATTAATCCAATTCTTGGAATATGGAAAAATTATCATGAAATGATGATAAGTTTATATTCAAAATTTACTGGAAATGATATATTATTAATTCAAGGTGCTGGAGATATTAATAATATATCATCTTTATTAGTTAAAAAAAAATTAAAATTATAATTATTAATATTATTAAAATATTTTTTATAAAAAATTCATATGTCTAATAAAATAGCTGTTTTATATGGTGGTAATTCACCAGAAAGAGAAATATCTTTAATTTCAGGTAAAATGGTATTAAATTCATTAAAATCAATGGGTATTAAAGCTTATGGACTAGATACTAAATATTTTTCCTTATTTTCATTAAAAAAAAATAAATTTAAAAAAATTTTTATTGCTTTACATGGTAAAGGAGGTGAAGATGGAAGTATACAAAATATATTAGAATATCTTAATATTCCTTATACTGGTAGTAGATCATTAGCATCTTCTATAACTATAAATAAATTTATTACAAAAACTTTATGGAAAGAATATGGTTTACCTGTATATCCACACTTTTTTTTAAAAAAAAAAGATTTTATAAAAAAAAATTATTTAATAATAGAAAAAAATATTTTAAATTTAACCTTACCTGTATGTGTAAAACCTAATACTACAGGATCAAGTTTAGGAGTTTTTAAAATAGATAATATTAATTATTTATTAAATGCTATAAAAAAATCTTTTATGTATGGTAATAGTGTATTAATTGAAAAATATATTGAAGGAATAGAATATACAGTTAGTATTTTAGGTAGTAAAATATTACCATCAATTAAAATTGAATCTCCTTATTTATTATATGATTATGATGCAAAATATATTAATAAAAATACTAAATATTTTTGTCCTAGCGGATTAAATAAATATAAAGAAAAAGAATTAGCTAATTTAGCTATGAATGCATGGAATTTATTAGAATGTAGTGGTTGGGGTAGAGTCGATATAATTTTAGATAAAAAAAATAATTTTCAATTATTAGAAATAAATACTTGTCCAGGAATGACTCCTCATAGTTTATTTCCTATAGCTGCTAAAACAGCTGGTTTATCTTTTAATAATGTGATTAATAAAATTTTATTTTTAGCTAAATAAATATTTTTATAAAAATAATTTAAAATTACTATTTTTTTAAAAAATAGATAAATATAATTTAAAAGTTTTATTTTTATAAAATTATATATATTATATATTTTATAAAAATTTATTTTATATAAATTAATTTGCTAAAGCAGCTAATTGTTCTATGATATAACGTAATTTTATAGGACTTTTTTTAGCTAGGTTTAGTAATAAAATAGCACTATTTTTACTTAAAATATTTTGTTTATAAAAATATTTATTTTTAATAATATTATTATTTGTTAATAGCATTGGATTAATCTTAATATTTATATTTTTTAAAGAAGGCAAAATTTTTTTTTTTAAAAGTGATAAAATATTTGATTTTTCATATAAAAATCTCATCATAGAGCTAGCATTATATGTTTCTATAATTAAAATATTATTTTTAAAATTTTTTGCATCATAGCAATTATTTAATTCTATTGGAAAATAATTTTTAATTATTTGGTTAATTTTTTTTAAAATATTTATATATAATTTTAATTTTATGAATATTCTTGAACAAGAAGGATAATTATATTCATTATAAAATATTTTTTCAATTGATAATAACTTATTATTACGCATAAAAATATTTATCCTTTAATTATTTATTTTAAATTGTTTAATAATTTATTTTAACAAATAAATTTATATTTTTTACATTATAATTAAAAATTTTATTTAAGAGTATATATATGTTAAAAAATTTTTTATCAAAAATTTTTGGTAGTCATAATGACAATGTTTTACGACGTATAAAAAAAATAGTCAATAATATTAATAGTTTGGAAAAAAATTTTGAAAAATTAACTGATTTAGAATTAAAAAATAAAACTTTATTATTTAAAATAAAATTAAAAGAAAATTTTACATTAGAAAATATTTTACCAGAAGCTTTTGCTACCGTAAGAGAAGCAATTAAAAGATTATTTGGTATTAGACTTTTTGATGTTCAATTAATAGGAGGAATAGTATTAAATAATAATTGTGTTGCTGAAATGCGTACAGGAGAAGGAAAAACTTTAACAGCAACTTTACCAGCTTATCTTAATGCTCTAACTGGTAATGGAGTTCATATTGTTACAGTTAATGATTATTTAGCCAAACGTGATGCAGAAAATAATAGACAATTATTTGAGTTTTTAGGATTAAATATAGGTATTAATTTATCAGGAATGTCACCTAATGAAAAAAAAATATCTTATTTAGCTGATATTACTTATGGTACAAATAATGAGTTTGGATTTGATTTTTTACGAGATAATATGATTTTTAGTTATACAGATAAAGTACAAAGAAATTTATATTTTGCTATAGTAGATGAAGTTGATTCAATTCTTATAGATGAAGCTAGAACACCATTAATAATATCTGGACCAACTGAAGATAGTTCTAAACTATATACACAAATAAATAAAATTATTCCAAAATTAATATATCAAGAAAAAGAAGATTCTGATTCTTTTAAAGGTAAAGGACATTATTTTATAGATGAGAAATCTCGTCAAGCATATTTAACAGAAAAAGGATTAGTTTATGTAGAAAAAATTTTAATAGAGAAAAAAATTATTAAAAAAGAAGAATCATTATATTCTAATTCTAATATTATTATTATGCATAATATTATTGCTGGATTAAGAGCTCATAAATTATTTATAAAAAATGTTGATTATATTGTAAAAAATAATGAAGTTATTATAGTAGATGAACATACAGGACGTATTATGAAAGGAAGAAGATGGTCAGATGGACTTCATCAAGCAATAGAAGCAAAAGAAAATGTAAAAATTAATAATGAAAATCAAACTTTAGCTTCTATTACATTTCAAAATTATTTTAGATTATATACAAAATTATCAGGAATGACAGGTACAGCTAATACAGAAGCATTTGAATTTAAAGAAATTTATAAATTAGATACTATTATTATTCCTACTAATAAACCAATGATAAGAAAAGATTTACCTGATTTAATATATATTACAGAAAAAGAAAAGATTAAAGCAATTATAAATGATATAAAAAATAAATATTTTATAGGACAACCAGTATTAGTTGGTACAATTTCAATTGAAAAATCAGAATTAATTTCAAAAAAATTAACGTTAATAGGTATTAAACATAATATTTTAAATGCAAAATTACATTCAAAAGAAGCTGAAATTATATCTCAAGCAGGTAAAAAATATGCTGTAACTATAGCAACAAATATGGCAGGAAGAGGAACAGATATTGTTTTAGGAGGAAATATTCAATTTAAACTAAATAACCAATTAAATAAAGATCAAATAAAAAATATAAAATTATCTTGGTTAAAAGAACATAATGAAGTTTTATCTTTAGGAGGATTATATGTAATTGGTACTGAACGTCATGAATCTCGCAGAATTGATAATCAATTAAGAGGTCGTTCAGGACGTCAAGGTGATTATGGTTCTTCAAGATTTTATCTATCTATGGAAGATTCTTTAATGCGTATTTTTGCTTCAAATAAAATATCAAAAATTATGCATAAATTTGGTATGAAAAAAAATGAATCTATTGAACATCCATGGATAAATAAAGCTATAGCTAGAGCACAAGAAAAAGTAGAAAATTATAATTTTGATATAAGAAAACAATTATTAGAATATGATGATGTAGTTAATGATCAACGTTTAGCTATATATACACAAAGAAATAAATTACTAAAAACTCAAAATATTAGTATAATTATAAAACAGTTTAGAAAAGATGTATTTCAAAAAATTATAGATAAATATATAAAATCTAATTTTTTTTTAGAAGATGAATGGGATTTAATAAAATTAAATAATTATTTTAAAAAAAAATTTAATTTATATTTACCTATTGATAAATTATTAAAAAATTCTAAAAATAATAAACAAATTCTTAGTAAAGATTATTTTTTTAAAAAAATAATTAATTTTTCCGAACAAGAATATAATAAAAAAGAAAATATATTAGGTAATGATATTATACGTAGTTTTGAAAAAAATATAATGCTTCAATTATTAGATAGTTTATGGAAAGAACATCTTTCTGCTACAGATTATTTAAGAGAAGGAATTCATTTAAGAGGATATGCACAAAAAGATCCTAAACAAGAATATAAAATTGAATCTTTTAATATGTTTAGTTTAATGTTAGATTCTTTAAAAGAAGAAATTATTACTGTTTTAAGTAATATTTCAATAGAAATACCAGAAAAAGATATTTTTAATTCATCAATAAAATTACAAAATTTTAGAAATAAAAATAATGAAAAAATTATAAATAATTTAAATCTTTCTAAAGAAGATTATCATTATTTTATAAATAAAAAGAAAAATATTAATACTAACATTTACTCATTAAATAAAATAGGTAGAAATGATTTATGTCCTTGTTCTTCTGGAAAAAAATATAAATTTTGTCATGGTAATGGATAAATATTTTTTTTAACATTACAATAGAGGGTATAAAAAATTTATTTTTTACCCTCTATTGTATTAATTTTTTAAATTATCAAAAAAAAGTTTTATATTATTTAAAAATTTTTTATATTTAGGAGTATTTTTATAATTATCTAATTTAATAAAAGTTTTTCCTAAATTATATAATATTATTTTTTGTTTATCATTTAAATTTACTGGAGTCTCTACAATAACTTTACATAATAAATCTCCAATAATATTATCTCTTATTGATTTAATACCTTTATTACGTAATCTAAATATTTTTCCTGTTTGAGTTTCTGGTGGAATTTTAATTTTTATAAATCCATTTAATGTTGGAATATCTAAATTTCCACCTAATGCTGCTATAGAAAAATTAATAGGTAATTCACAAAATAAATTATTTTCTTCTCTTATAAAAAGAGGATGTTTTTTTATTCTAATTTCTATATATAAATCTCCAGATGGAGCACCATTATTACCTAGTTCTCCTTCTCCATTTAATCTAATACGATCTCCAGTATTAATTCCTGACGGAATTTTTATAGATAATATTTTATATTTTTCTACTTTTCCTTTACCTTTACAAGTAATACATAAATTTTTTATTAAAGAACCTCTACCCTGACAATTAGGACAAGTTTGTTGTACAGTAAAAAAACCTTGTCTCATTTGTATTTGTCCATGACCATTACAAGTATAACAATTTTGAAGAGATCCTTGAGATCCGGTACCATTACAATTAATACAAATTTTTAAAAATGGAATTTTAATTTCTTTAGTTACTCCTTTTACTGCTTCTTCTAAAGAAATATTAATAGCATATTTTAAATCATTTCCTTTATTAGATTTATTATTTCTTGTACCTCCAAAAATATCACCAAAAACATCACCAAAAATATCACTAAAATCAGTTGTATTATTTACATTATCTTGTTCAAAAGCAGAATGTCCATATTGGTCATAAGCAGATCTTTTTTGTTTATCACTTAAAATTTCGTAAGCTTGTTTAATTTCTTTAAATTTATTTTCAGCCTTTTTATTTCCTGGATTACGATCTGGATGAAATTTTATAGCCAAACGTTTATATGCTTTTTTAATTTCACGATCTTTTGCATTTCTAGTAATACCTAAAATTTCATAATAATCTTTTTCTGACATAATATATTACTACCTTTCCTAATCCTATAACTTTAATACCGATTTCTATATTAATAAATATTATTTATAATATATAAACGGTATTAATATAATTTTATAATCAATTAGTGAAAATAATTTAATGATTGAGGAGGCAATTATTTTTTATTATCTTTGACTTCTTCAAATTCAGCATCTACAACATTATTATCTTTATTTTTAGATTTATTATCATTCATATTATTATTTGTTTTTTGTTGATTATTATTTTCCATTAAATTTGAAATTTTACTGGATGCTTGAAGTAATAATTGCATTTTTGTTTGGATATCATTTTTATCTTCTGTTTTTAATGATATATTAAGTGCATTTATTGCATTTGTAATAAATGTTTTATCTTCTTTAGTAATTTTATCACCTACTTCTTCCATTTTTTTCTTTGTACTATGAATAAGTTGATCAGATTCATTACGTATTTTAATTAATTCTTCAAATTTAATATCTGATTCAGCATTAGATTCTGCATCTCTTATCATTTTTTCTACTTCTTTTTCATTAAGTCCTGATGATGCTTTTATTATAATTTTTTGTTCTTTACCACTTTTTTTATCTTTTGCAGAAACATGTAATATTCCATCAGCATCTATATCAAAAGTTACTTCTATTTGTGGAATACCACGAGGTGCAGGACTAATACCATCTAAATTAAACTGTCCTAGAGATTTATTATCATTTGCTCTTTTACGTTCTCCTTGTACTACATGAATAGTTACAGCAGATTGGTTATCTTCAGCAGTAGAAAAAACTTGACTATGTTTTGTAGGAATAGTAGTATTTTTATTAATTAAAGGAGTCATAATACCTCCTATAGTTTCTATTCCTAATGATAAAGGTGTAACATCTAATAATAATACATCTTTTACATCACCAGCTAATACACCTCCTTGAACAGCAGCACCAATTGCAACTGCTTCATCTGGATTAACATCTTTTCTAGGTTCTTTGCCAAAAAAATCAGCAACTTTTTTTTGAACCATTGGCATCCTTGTTTGTCCACCTACTAAAATCACATCATTAATATCAGATATAGATAAATGAGCATCTTTTAAAGCCATTTTCAATGGATTTATAGATTTATCTATTAAATCCTCTACTAAAGATTCTAATTTAGCTCTTGTTACTTTAATATTTAAATGTTTAGGTCCTAAAGAATCTGCAGTAATATATGGTAAGTTAACATCTGTTTGTTGTGTAGATGATAACTCAATTTTTGCTTTTTCTGCAGTTTCTTTTAAACGTTGCATTGCTAATGGATCATTAGTTAAATCAATTCTTTGATCTTTTTTAAATTCTGATACTAAATAATTAATTAAACGACTATCAAAATCTTCACCACCTAAATGAGTATCACCATTTGTTGCTAATACTTCAAAAGTTTTTTCTCCATCAACTTCATCTATTTCAATAATAGAAATATCAAATGTACCTCCTCCTAGATCATATACAGCTATAGTCTGATTTCCTTTACCTTTATCTAATCCATAAGCTAAAGCTGCAGCTGTTGGTTCATTAATAATACGTTTTACTTCTAACCCTGCTATACGTCCTGCATCTTTTGTAGCTTGTCTTTGAGCGTCATTAAAATAAGCAGGTACCGTAATTACAGCTTCACTAACTTTAGTACCTAAAAAATCTTCTGCAGTTTTTTTCATTTTTTTTAATACTTCTGCAGAAATTTGTGGTGGTGCTATTTTTTGTCCTTTAACATATAACCATGCATCACCATTATTTGATTCAATAATTTTGTAAGGCATAATTTTTATATCACGTTGTACTTCTTCATCTTGGAAACGACGTCCAATAAGCCTTTTAATTGCAAAAAGAGTATTTTGCGGATTTGTAATAGCTTGACGTTTAGCTGGTTGACCTACTAAAATTTCTCCATCTTTAGTATAAGCAATAACTGATGGTGTAGTTCTATCACCCTCTGCATTTTCTAATACACGAGCTTTTGTTCCATCTATTATTGCAACACAAGAATTTGTTGTACCTAAATCAATACCAATTATTTTACCCATTTAAAAGATCCTCAACTTAATTTTTTATTAAATTATATAAATAATTTAATTAATAAAATATTTTAAAATATTTCACATTTTTGAAAATCATAGTCCTTGATGAAAAGAAAATGGGGACTCATATCTAAGCATCAAGGTCTAAATGTAAAAATTTTTTTAATTTGATTTTATATAAGTATAATTATTGAATTTATAATATAAAAATTTTTTAAAATATATCTATTTTATTTTAATAAAATTCTAAAAATAATATTTAAAACAAATGTTTTAACAAACTTATATTATATGTATAATATAAGTTGATTTTTTTCTGTAATATATTTGGAGAATAAAAATGAAGTACCTAATGGAAAAAATAAATTTTACAAAAAAATATAAATCAGAATGTATAGTAATTGGAATGTTTGAAAAATATCAATTTTCTTGTATTGCTGATATTATTAATAAAAT is a genomic window containing:
- the dnaK gene encoding molecular chaperone DnaK; translation: MGKIIGIDLGTTNSCVAIIDGTKARVLENAEGDRTTPSVIAYTKDGEILVGQPAKRQAITNPQNTLFAIKRLIGRRFQDEEVQRDIKIMPYKIIESNNGDAWLYVKGQKIAPPQISAEVLKKMKKTAEDFLGTKVSEAVITVPAYFNDAQRQATKDAGRIAGLEVKRIINEPTAAALAYGLDKGKGNQTIAVYDLGGGTFDISIIEIDEVDGEKTFEVLATNGDTHLGGEDFDSRLINYLVSEFKKDQRIDLTNDPLAMQRLKETAEKAKIELSSTQQTDVNLPYITADSLGPKHLNIKVTRAKLESLVEDLIDKSINPLKMALKDAHLSISDINDVILVGGQTRMPMVQKKVADFFGKEPRKDVNPDEAVAIGAAVQGGVLAGDVKDVLLLDVTPLSLGIETIGGIMTPLINKNTTIPTKHSQVFSTAEDNQSAVTIHVVQGERKRANDNKSLGQFNLDGISPAPRGIPQIEVTFDIDADGILHVSAKDKKSGKEQKIIIKASSGLNEKEVEKMIRDAESNAESDIKFEELIKIRNESDQLIHSTKKKMEEVGDKITKEDKTFITNAINALNISLKTEDKNDIQTKMQLLLQASSKISNLMENNNQQKTNNNMNDNKSKNKDNNVVDAEFEEVKDNKK